ACGTCTCCAAAACGGCGCTAGGCGGCTGGCGTTGCTCTTCGAAGAAGACCCAGTCCTCCAGGAACCATTCGACGGGGAGCTCGGTGAGTCCTGCCGCCGGTCCATCGTCGATGCGATAGGGCTCGTCGTCATCCATCCGGCTGCTGTCGTAGCGGAACCCGAGCTCCCGAAGGATCCCAGGCGTGCGTTCGCTCCATTCGTAGTACGGCGCCCGGAATCCCCGGGGCCTCTGCCCGGTGAATGCCTCGAGGATGGAGACGGAGCGTTCGTGGACCTTTCGCTCCGCGTCAACGTCGAGTTCGGCCAAGTGCTCGTGGAGGTAGCCGTGCGCCGCAAGCTCGTGACCCCGCCGAACGATGTCCCGGAGCATCTCGGGGTAGGCTTGGGCGGTCCACCCGGGCGTGAAGAACGTGGAACGGATCCCGTACTTGTCGAGCAGGTCCAGGATCCGGGGCACGCCGATTCGCGCGAACCGGCCCTTCGACAGGGCGACCGGCAGGTTGGGCGTCTCCCGCACCTGGGCGCTCTCCGCATCCACGTCGAAGGTCAGCGCGACGCGCATCTTCGCGTCCACGCGTCTAGCCTTCATGCTTCGTCCCCTCCGCCCCCGGTCGATCGGCTGTCCATCGAGGTCCCGCCCCGCTCGAGGGGCGCCGTCATGCATCGGGGTCCTCCACCGCCCCGCACGAGCTCCGATCCGTCGATCTCGATGAGGTCGACGCCCTCCTCGGCGAGGAGTCCGCGCACCCGTGCGTGGCCGCCGTAGGCGACGAGCTTCCGCGGGCCGAGGGTAATCGCGTTGGTCGCGCGGCGCTGGCGCTCGTAGGCGGTCACCTCGACGAACCGGAATCCGCGCCGCTTGAGCAGGGACAGGAGCGGCACCCGTTTGGGAGGCCTCCCGGGTTCGTGGACAAGGGCGGGAGCGCGGAGGGATGCGGGATGGACAATCGCAAGGTCCTCGTCCGCGATCATCATCGTTCCATCGAGGTGGATGGCCCAGTTGGGCAGAGGAACCGCTACGATGGTGCGCAGCCCGCGGGTCTGCGCGTACGCCCACACCTCGTGCAGGGCGGCCCGACTGCTCCGGTTCCCGACCCCGACGAGCAGCGTCCCCGCGTCCGCGAAGATCAGGTCGCCGCCCTCCAGGGTGGCCGGAGCCCGAATCCGGAGGACCTCAGGTACGCCTAGGCGCTCGAGGGCGGCTGCGACAATCCGCGGCTCGTCGCGGCGGACCGGGCTCCGCATTCCCATGCGGATGCCGCCTCCAGGCATCACGGTGGTCGTGTCGCGGGTGTACACCAGGTTCGGGCTCCTGGCCGTTCGTTCCAGCAAGGGTGAGCCGCGCAGGACGTCGCCCACGAGGGCGACCTGGACGCCCTCGCCGCGGAGCGCATCCACGAGGTGCTCGTGCTGGCGGCGGAACGCCACGGGGTCCACGGCGTCCTCGAACAGGTACCTGCCGTAGGAGGCCGGCCGGATGCGGTCGAGTTCCGGACCGGGCGCATGCATGAGCACCCGCCGCAACCGGCCGTGCTCGGGAAACCCGAAGTCCATCCGGTCCGGGGAGTCGGCCCGCGCGGCTTCAAGGTATGGTCATGGTGGCGAGGGGAGGACTCTCGTGCGCGCCGGCGGTGCAGCGCATCCGTGACCGGTCTGCAGCCCGGCGTCCCCCCTGGTCTCCCCGGCGCACCGCTCGTAAAGTGTAATAAACGACGGGAGTCTGCTTCAGCGGCGTGTCCGATCCCGAGGGGAGCGAAACGGAGGACGCCTCGCTGGAGGTCGCAGGAGAGCCGCCTCTCGTGGACAGGCTCCGGCGCAGGTCCGTGCGGCTCTTCGCAAAGCTGCCGCGGCCCGCGCGCCTGCTGTGGATCTCACTGCTCCTCCTCGGCGTCTACGCGATCGCATTCACGCTCCAAGGGCAGGGCATCGTCCCGCTCATCGCGCTTCCGGCCTTGGCCGTGGAGACGGACCTTCTGTTCCAGATGTTCCGGTTCCACAAGATCCGCGCCCCCGACGCGGCCATCGCGACGGGCCTCCTCCTCGCGCTCCTGTTGCCCCCGACCGTCCCACTCCTCCAGGCGGTGGGCGTCGCCTCGGCCGCGATTGCCCTCCGCCACGTCCTCCGCTTCCAGGACCGCCCCGTGTTCAATCCCGCGGCGGCCGGCGTCCTCATGGGCGCCCTGTTCTTCGGCCTCGCGCCGTCCTGGTGGGGTTCCGTGGGCATGTGGCTCGTCGTGGTCCTCGGGGTCGTCCTCACGCTCCGCACGCCAGGCTCCTGGCGTGTCCCGCTCGCGTTCTTCGTGTCCTACGGCGTCCTCTCGGTTTTGGCCAACCTGATCCTCGGCGAGGTGACCTCCCCACAGGTCCTCCTCCTCGGCGCGCTCGATCCCGCGATGTTGTTCTTCGGCTTCTTCATGGTGCCGGAGCCGCGGACGTCCGTGGTCCGTCCGACGGACCGCTGGATCTTCGGGCTCGCGGTCGGCGTGGCCACGGGGATCCTCCCGGCCGTCCTCCCGAGCCTGGCACCGCTCGTCGCCCTGCTCGTCGGAAATGGGATCGCGGTCGCCCTCCGCCGATCCCGCGCGGCGGAGGCGCCGCCCGTGGAGACCAAGACGCGATCCCCGTCTCGCACGCCCTCCAAGAGGGAGCGCGCCCGCCGACGGCACCAGCGGGTCGTCGTGGAAACCCGTTCGGAGTGGACCACGCCGCGACGCGTCGTGTCCGGAGCCCTCGTGGTCGTCCTCCTCGGAGGGATGGCCCTGGCCATGAACGCCCCGTCCACCACGCACTTCACGGCCGTCCGGCCGAGCCTGCCCGTCGCGGTCGGAAACGTCACCGCCACGAACAATTGCACGACGGACAACCCGAGCGTCCCCTCGGACGTGGCCTCGTTCCTCCACCAGCGGCTCGGTCCTTCCGTGATCCTGTCCGCGGACACGAGCTCGGGCACCGTGGTCTTCTACGATCCGGTGAACCGCGCGACCGTGACGGAGACGAACATCTACGAGGACTACGGGTTCGCGGAGTTCAACGGGGACGACTACGCGGTCATGGGCTGCAGCGGCTGATCCGCGGGCGGTCGACGGGTCGGCGTCAGCGGTCCCGCGCGGGTTGCGCGGCCGGGGTGAGTTGCGGGGTCGAGCGCTCGCTCCGGCGGTAGCTGACGAGCACAAGCGCCGAGGGGAGCGCGGCCGCCAAGGCCGCGAGCCCGAGGCCGGTCCCGAAGCTGTACGCGGTCGCCGCTAGGCCGACGGCAGGCTCGGCGATGGCGATCACGAGCGTGCCGAAGAAGGAGTTGATGGCGAGGACCGTGGCCCGGTCGTTCGAGGCGACCCGACGGTTGATGATCGTCGTGATCAACGGCGACTCGATGCCCCAGAAGATGTAGTCGGGGATCTGCGTGAGCACGCCGAGGACGAGCGCGAGATTGGGCGCAAAGAACCCCTGGGCCACCAGGTAGATCAGCGCAAAGGGCGGGTAGACGAGGAGGAACACCACGATCAGGCCGCCGGATTCCCCGAACCGCTCCAGGAGTCGGCCCACCGTGCGCCCTGCGAGCGCGGCGATGAGGAAGAATCCCGCGTAGATCGCGCCCAGGAGGGCGAAGTTGCCTTGGACGACCTGGTCCAGGAAGCGCGGACGGAAGAAGCCCATCATGTACGTGACGAAGCCCACGATGAGCTGGAACACGATCACGAGCACGATTTGGCGGTTGCCCGCCGCGCTCCGGAAGCCCGCGGCCACCTGGCGGAGGAGGTCGGGCTCGGGCTCGCGCGGGACGGAGGGCTCCTGGAAGCTGAGGCCGAGGATCAGCGCCCCCGCGCCGGGGATCGCGTACAGGACCAGGGGCAGGTTCAGGCCGCCCGTGCTCGCCACGATGACGCCGCCGCACACGGAGGCCAGGGCCGTCCCGAGGAACGCGTACATGGCGACCTGGCCGCTGACGCTCGGGTACCGCGCCTCCGCGTGGACCTCCACGAGCGTGTCGTAGAGGTACGCCGAGCCCGCGCCCCACAGGAATCCCGCGCCGAACGCCCACACGGAGTTCGCGAGGGCGAAGCTCGCAAAGTCGCCGGCGAGGCCGAACAGGACGATGCCCACCATCCAGATCCCAACGCCGATCACGACGGCCCTCTTGCGGCCGTATCGGTCCGCGAACGCGCCCGTGGGCATGGCGACGAGGAGGCTCACGATCCAGAAGACGACGTCCACGAGCGTCCCGAGGAAGTAGTCGTTGTGCAGGCGGTCGAAGAGCCAGAGGCTCCAGAACGGGCTCCACAGCTGGAAGGCGACGAGGATCTCGAACGCGTAGTACCGCCGGACCCGGGTCTCGACGTCATTCACGGCGCCCACGCGCGCGGCAACCGGCGTTGCGAGATAACCCTTCTGGACTTGCTGTACCCGGGCGCGCAGATCAGCCGACGAGCCAGCCGCGGGCGT
Above is a genomic segment from Thermoplasmata archaeon containing:
- a CDS encoding polysaccharide deacetylase family protein, producing MKARRVDAKMRVALTFDVDAESAQVRETPNLPVALSKGRFARIGVPRILDLLDKYGIRSTFFTPGWTAQAYPEMLRDIVRRGHELAAHGYLHEHLAELDVDAERKVHERSVSILEAFTGQRPRGFRAPYYEWSERTPGILRELGFRYDSSRMDDDEPYRIDDGPAAGLTELPVEWFLEDWVFFEEQRQPPSAVLET
- a CDS encoding arginine deiminase family protein, with the protein product MDFGFPEHGRLRRVLMHAPGPELDRIRPASYGRYLFEDAVDPVAFRRQHEHLVDALRGEGVQVALVGDVLRGSPLLERTARSPNLVYTRDTTTVMPGGGIRMGMRSPVRRDEPRIVAAALERLGVPEVLRIRAPATLEGGDLIFADAGTLLVGVGNRSSRAALHEVWAYAQTRGLRTIVAVPLPNWAIHLDGTMMIADEDLAIVHPASLRAPALVHEPGRPPKRVPLLSLLKRRGFRFVEVTAYERQRRATNAITLGPRKLVAYGGHARVRGLLAEEGVDLIEIDGSELVRGGGGPRCMTAPLERGGTSMDSRSTGGGGDEA
- a CDS encoding RnfABCDGE type electron transport complex subunit D, which produces MSDPEGSETEDASLEVAGEPPLVDRLRRRSVRLFAKLPRPARLLWISLLLLGVYAIAFTLQGQGIVPLIALPALAVETDLLFQMFRFHKIRAPDAAIATGLLLALLLPPTVPLLQAVGVASAAIALRHVLRFQDRPVFNPAAAGVLMGALFFGLAPSWWGSVGMWLVVVLGVVLTLRTPGSWRVPLAFFVSYGVLSVLANLILGEVTSPQVLLLGALDPAMLFFGFFMVPEPRTSVVRPTDRWIFGLAVGVATGILPAVLPSLAPLVALLVGNGIAVALRRSRAAEAPPVETKTRSPSRTPSKRERARRRHQRVVVETRSEWTTPRRVVSGALVVVLLGGMALAMNAPSTTHFTAVRPSLPVAVGNVTATNNCTTDNPSVPSDVASFLHQRLGPSVILSADTSSGTVVFYDPVNRATVTETNIYEDYGFAEFNGDDYAVMGCSG
- a CDS encoding MFS transporter, producing the protein MGAVNDVETRVRRYYAFEILVAFQLWSPFWSLWLFDRLHNDYFLGTLVDVVFWIVSLLVAMPTGAFADRYGRKRAVVIGVGIWMVGIVLFGLAGDFASFALANSVWAFGAGFLWGAGSAYLYDTLVEVHAEARYPSVSGQVAMYAFLGTALASVCGGVIVASTGGLNLPLVLYAIPGAGALILGLSFQEPSVPREPEPDLLRQVAAGFRSAAGNRQIVLVIVFQLIVGFVTYMMGFFRPRFLDQVVQGNFALLGAIYAGFFLIAALAGRTVGRLLERFGESGGLIVVFLLVYPPFALIYLVAQGFFAPNLALVLGVLTQIPDYIFWGIESPLITTIINRRVASNDRATVLAINSFFGTLVIAIAEPAVGLAATAYSFGTGLGLAALAAALPSALVLVSYRRSERSTPQLTPAAQPARDR